From a region of the Candidatus Blochmanniella camponoti genome:
- a CDS encoding alpha/beta fold hydrolase, translating to MQLNYRLRMLKTVCQRMPVIILHGLFGDLSNLGIIVKSIARYCCVVQVDLRNHGRSPHERSMNYSVMAQDILDLLDHLLINKCIVIGHSMGGKVAMTLCMLAPQRVSKIVVIDIAPIKYNVHNHDNVFHAIERVNISGVKNRNEAAYLMQQCCIDQTLILFLLKSFHQGSWVFNFSSIRNNYIHISDWNTYQTWWGPALFIRGALSSYLDDRYLHDIYHQFPQAHICMIPNAGHWVHWDNSVYVLNRISEFIIH from the coding sequence ATGCAGCTTAATTATCGATTACGAATGCTTAAAACAGTATGCCAAAGAATGCCAGTCATAATACTTCATGGACTTTTCGGTGATCTTAGTAATCTTGGGATTATTGTAAAAAGCATAGCTCGGTATTGTTGTGTTGTACAAGTTGATTTACGTAATCATGGTCGTTCTCCTCATGAACGATCTATGAATTATTCGGTAATGGCACAAGATATCTTAGATTTGCTAGATCATTTATTAATAAACAAATGCATAGTTATTGGTCATTCAATGGGTGGTAAAGTTGCTATGACACTATGTATGTTGGCCCCCCAACGTGTAAGCAAAATTGTGGTTATTGATATAGCTCCAATAAAATATAATGTACATAATCATGATAATGTTTTTCATGCAATTGAACGTGTTAATATATCTGGAGTAAAAAATAGAAACGAAGCTGCGTATCTTATGCAGCAGTGTTGTATCGACCAAACATTAATATTGTTTTTATTAAAATCTTTCCATCAAGGATCTTGGGTTTTTAATTTTTCATCTATTAGAAATAATTATATTCATATCAGTGATTGGAACACATACCAAACTTGGTGGGGTCCAGCATTGTTTATTAGGGGCGCATTATCTTCGTATCTTGATGATCGTTATTTGCACGATATTTATCATCAATTTCCGCAAGCACACATTTGCATGATACCTAATGCAGGGCATTGGGTGCATTGGGATAATTCTGTATATGTATTAAATAGGATTAGTGAATTTATTATCCATTAA
- the sdhC gene encoding succinate dehydrogenase, cytochrome b556 subunit, translating to MIKKNQRPIYLNIRTIRFPITAIASILHRISGILLFITIGPILWMLKLSLSSNNEFCKIHRFLLMNHYIFQFMFWIVTILLIYHIFAGIRQILMDFGCLNQTLLIGKISAKIIFVLTILLSIFIGILIWYPLNQS from the coding sequence ATGATCAAAAAAAATCAAAGACCAATATATTTAAATATCAGAACTATACGATTTCCCATTACTGCTATTGCTTCTATTTTACACAGAATCTCCGGAATTCTGTTATTCATAACAATTGGTCCAATTCTTTGGATGTTAAAATTATCTTTATCTTCTAATAATGAATTTTGCAAAATTCATCGGTTTCTATTAATGAATCATTATATTTTTCAGTTTATGTTTTGGATAGTTACAATCTTACTGATTTATCATATATTTGCTGGTATCCGTCAAATATTAATGGATTTCGGGTGTTTAAATCAAACGTTACTAATAGGAAAAATTAGTGCAAAGATTATATTTGTATTAACCATTTTGTTATCTATTTTCATTGGAATTTTGATATGGTATCCATTAAATCAATCTTGA
- a CDS encoding phosphoglucomutase: MKNHIHSGQLASHNEVINTSQLITKYYTLSPDPSNDAHNVIFGTSGHRGSSQRYSFNEAHVLAISQSIVQVRTQQGITGPCYIGKDTHALSEPAFISVLEVLAANFVDVIVQKNNGYTPTPVISHAITQYNKNHHNNHSKKADGIIITSSHNPPEDGGIKYNSIYGGPAPTNITRTIEQIANKFLVNNLQHVHRMTLKNAWKSGYIHTQDFIQNYVKKLSTIIDMQAIKTSGLKLGIHPLSGSSIDYWQNIAQFYQLDLNLISEKIDKTFSFIHLDYDGCIRLDCSSEFAMAGVLKSNDNFDLLLVNDPDCDRHGIITPLGLIKPNHYLIIAAHYLFNNRPLWGNRSLFIGKTYVSSIMMNHVAYNLSRQLIEVPVGFKWFVRGLFNSLFGFVGEESAGASFLDFYCSPWSTDKDGLIMCLLAAEMIAVSDKSLQKYYNQLVQNFGISNYNRIQLPINYTQKSIISNTLFNQINMKELADDPITRIINMGSLKNQISMDGVKIITHNGWVACRLSGTEPVYKIYCESFLSVSHRKKIEKEIISIIDTIINQS, encoded by the coding sequence ATGAAGAATCATATCCATTCTGGACAACTAGCGTCACATAATGAAGTTATTAATACATCTCAATTAATAACAAAATATTATACTTTATCTCCCGATCCAAGTAATGATGCTCATAATGTTATATTTGGTACTTCAGGTCATCGTGGTAGTTCTCAGAGATACAGTTTTAATGAAGCACACGTATTAGCAATTAGTCAATCGATTGTACAAGTACGCACACAACAAGGTATAACTGGACCATGTTACATTGGAAAAGATACGCACGCTCTTTCTGAACCAGCGTTCATATCTGTACTTGAAGTATTAGCGGCTAATTTTGTCGATGTTATTGTTCAAAAAAACAACGGTTATACTCCAACCCCTGTTATTTCTCATGCTATCACTCAATATAATAAAAATCATCACAATAATCATTCAAAAAAAGCTGATGGTATCATCATTACATCTTCTCATAATCCACCTGAAGATGGCGGTATAAAATATAATTCAATATATGGCGGACCAGCTCCTACTAATATAACTCGCACAATTGAACAAATCGCCAACAAATTTTTAGTGAATAATTTACAACACGTACATCGTATGACGTTGAAAAACGCTTGGAAAAGCGGTTATATACACACACAAGATTTCATTCAAAATTACGTAAAAAAACTATCTACAATAATTGATATGCAAGCCATAAAAACATCCGGTTTGAAACTAGGAATACATCCCTTAAGTGGGTCAAGTATAGATTATTGGCAAAACATTGCCCAATTTTATCAATTAGATTTAAATTTAATCAGTGAAAAAATTGATAAAACTTTTAGTTTTATACATCTTGATTATGATGGCTGTATTCGATTAGATTGCTCTTCTGAATTCGCAATGGCTGGAGTATTAAAATCAAATGATAATTTTGATTTGCTTTTAGTTAATGACCCAGATTGTGATAGACATGGAATTATTACTCCTCTTGGTTTAATAAAACCTAATCATTACCTTATTATTGCAGCACATTATCTTTTTAACAATCGTCCATTATGGGGTAATCGTTCACTATTCATAGGAAAAACTTATGTATCTAGTATTATGATGAATCACGTAGCATACAATCTCTCTCGTCAATTGATAGAAGTACCAGTAGGTTTTAAATGGTTTGTACGAGGATTATTTAATAGTTTATTCGGTTTTGTAGGCGAGGAAAGCGCAGGAGCATCTTTCTTAGATTTTTATTGCTCTCCATGGTCCACTGATAAAGATGGGCTAATTATGTGTCTATTAGCGGCTGAAATGATTGCAGTTAGTGACAAATCTTTACAAAAATATTATAACCAATTAGTTCAAAATTTTGGTATATCCAATTATAATCGTATTCAATTACCTATTAATTACACACAAAAATCCATCATCTCCAACACATTATTTAATCAGATTAATATGAAAGAATTAGCAGATGATCCTATTACTAGGATCATAAATATGGGCTCATTAAAAAATCAAATATCCATGGATGGTGTAAAAATCATCACCCATAATGGTTGGGTGGCGTGTCGATTATCAGGTACTGAACCAGTATACAAAATTTATTGTGAAAGCTTTTTAAGTGTTTCTCATAGAAAAAAGATTGAAAAAGAAATAATAAGTATCATCGATACTATCATCAATCAATCTTAA
- the fldA gene encoding flavodoxin FldA gives MKSALVGIFFSSDTGNTEKLAKMIRAQLGKDIADVFDIAMSSKEDIENYDNLLFGIPTWYYGEPQCDWDIFLPVLRNIDFSGKKVAIFGCGDQEDYSEYFCDAMSILYDIILKNGAVVTGLWPASGYHFDTSKSLIDTNKFVGLAIDEDRQPEMTEIRVQHWVNQIRNEMNINNK, from the coding sequence ATGAAATCAGCGTTAGTAGGTATTTTTTTTAGTAGTGATACAGGTAATACTGAAAAACTTGCTAAAATGATTCGAGCACAGTTAGGAAAGGATATCGCAGATGTTTTTGATATAGCTATGAGCTCTAAAGAAGATATAGAAAATTATGATAATTTATTGTTTGGAATTCCTACTTGGTATTATGGAGAACCCCAATGTGATTGGGATATTTTTTTGCCTGTGCTAAGAAACATTGATTTTTCTGGGAAAAAAGTAGCAATTTTTGGATGTGGAGATCAAGAAGATTATTCAGAATATTTTTGTGATGCAATGAGCATTTTATACGATATTATTTTGAAAAACGGAGCTGTTGTTACAGGATTATGGCCTGCGTCTGGTTATCATTTCGACACCTCAAAAAGTTTAATTGATACGAATAAGTTTGTGGGATTAGCTATTGATGAAGATCGCCAACCTGAAATGACCGAGATTCGTGTACAACATTGGGTGAATCAAATTCGGAATGAGATGAATATTAACAACAAATAA
- the sdhA gene encoding succinate dehydrogenase flavoprotein subunit, producing the protein MHQIPVKEFFSIVIGAGGAGMRVALQVSKMGFSCALISKVFPTRSHTVSAQGGITVALGNNHEDDWQWHMYDTVKGSDYIGDQNAIEYMCKTGPKAVLELEHMGLPFSRLKNGRIYQRPFGGQTLYYGKKQAARTAAAADRTGHALLHTLYQQNLKNKTTIFSEWYALDLVKNQDGRILGCVAFSIETGELTYFKARATVLATGGGGRIYQSTTNAHINTGDGIGMVLRAGIPAQDMEMWQFHPTGIAGVGILVSEGCRGEGGYLLNIAGERFMERYAPNVKDLAGRDVVARAIMLEIQEGRGYSGTCGPHVKLKIDHLGKELLELRLPGILELVRTFSYIDPVKELIPVFPTCHYMMGGIPTTVRGEVITVNNAGTDTIVPGLFAVGETACVSVHGANRLGGNSLLDLIVFGHATGTYIQAYLSEEEWPVRGPTDSDIERSLARYIRWNNNKPGATENPATIRQDLQSCMQNNFSVFREEQKMLKGLQELKEIRNRLNCAILSDKSHTFNTQRVECLELDNLLETAYVTAMAAIFRTESRGAHSRYDFPMRDDKNWLCHTLYLPKNDIMIRRNVNMQPKFRSPFPPKTRVY; encoded by the coding sequence ATGCATCAGATACCAGTTAAAGAATTTTTTTCTATCGTCATAGGAGCTGGCGGCGCGGGTATGCGTGTTGCATTACAAGTTTCTAAAATGGGGTTTTCTTGTGCCTTAATATCTAAAGTCTTTCCTACACGTTCACATACAGTATCTGCTCAAGGAGGGATTACGGTTGCTCTCGGTAATAATCACGAAGATGATTGGCAATGGCACATGTATGATACTGTAAAAGGATCTGATTACATAGGAGACCAAAATGCTATTGAATATATGTGCAAAACAGGACCTAAAGCAGTTCTAGAGTTAGAACATATGGGGTTACCATTTTCTAGACTAAAAAATGGTCGTATTTACCAACGTCCATTTGGAGGACAAACTTTATATTATGGAAAAAAACAAGCAGCACGTACTGCTGCAGCTGCTGATCGTACTGGACATGCACTATTACATACCTTATATCAACAAAACTTGAAGAATAAAACAACCATATTTTCAGAATGGTACGCATTAGATTTAGTAAAAAATCAAGATGGAAGAATACTTGGTTGTGTTGCTTTTTCTATTGAAACAGGAGAATTAACATATTTTAAAGCACGTGCTACAGTACTTGCAACTGGAGGAGGAGGACGCATTTATCAATCTACCACCAATGCCCATATCAACACAGGGGATGGAATTGGCATGGTATTGCGAGCAGGTATTCCTGCTCAAGATATGGAAATGTGGCAATTTCATCCCACTGGCATAGCTGGTGTTGGGATCTTAGTAAGTGAAGGATGTCGTGGTGAAGGAGGATATCTTTTAAATATTGCAGGAGAAAGATTTATGGAGCGTTATGCTCCTAATGTAAAAGATTTAGCCGGACGTGATGTGGTAGCTCGAGCAATTATGTTGGAAATTCAAGAAGGTCGAGGTTATTCGGGTACATGCGGTCCTCATGTTAAATTAAAAATAGATCATTTGGGAAAAGAATTATTAGAGTTACGATTACCTGGTATACTAGAATTAGTGCGTACTTTTTCTTATATAGATCCCGTAAAAGAATTAATTCCAGTATTTCCTACCTGTCATTACATGATGGGTGGTATTCCTACAACGGTGCGTGGAGAAGTAATTACTGTAAACAATGCGGGTACAGATACGATAGTACCAGGTTTATTTGCGGTTGGAGAAACTGCTTGTGTATCAGTACATGGGGCTAATCGACTAGGTGGAAATTCTTTATTAGATTTAATCGTATTCGGGCATGCTACAGGAACATATATACAAGCGTATTTATCAGAAGAAGAATGGCCGGTTCGTGGGCCTACTGATTCTGATATAGAACGATCATTAGCTCGTTATATTCGCTGGAATAACAACAAACCGGGTGCAACAGAAAATCCAGCAACAATACGTCAAGATTTGCAGTCGTGTATGCAAAACAATTTCTCTGTTTTCAGAGAAGAACAAAAAATGCTGAAAGGATTGCAAGAACTAAAAGAAATACGTAACCGATTAAACTGCGCGATTTTATCAGATAAATCTCATACATTTAACACACAGCGTGTTGAATGTTTAGAATTAGATAATTTATTAGAAACTGCTTATGTAACTGCTATGGCTGCCATTTTTAGAACCGAAAGCAGAGGAGCTCATAGTCGTTATGATTTTCCCATGCGTGATGATAAAAATTGGTTGTGTCATACATTATATTTACCAAAAAATGATATTATGATTCGTCGTAATGTGAATATGCAACCAAAATTTCGTTCTCCTTTTCCTCCGAAAACTCGTGTTTATTAA
- the sdhD gene encoding succinate dehydrogenase, hydrophobic membrane anchor protein produces MVSIKSILKCHGVYEWLLVRISAVWMLLYIVYISIFIISANNLSYDKWYDFFSKNTTKIFSIMVLLSALSHAWIGMRHILEDYITLPVLRQLGVWITSSILFAYLFFGMIIIWSV; encoded by the coding sequence ATGGTATCCATTAAATCAATCTTGAAATGTCACGGAGTATACGAATGGTTGCTAGTACGAATTTCAGCTGTCTGGATGTTGCTATACATTGTGTATATTTCTATTTTTATTATTTCTGCTAACAACCTATCCTATGATAAATGGTACGATTTTTTTAGCAAAAACACCACTAAAATATTTAGTATCATGGTTTTATTATCTGCCCTAAGTCATGCTTGGATTGGCATGCGCCACATACTAGAAGACTACATAACACTACCTGTATTAAGACAATTAGGAGTATGGATAACCAGTTCTATATTATTCGCATATTTATTTTTTGGGATGATTATCATTTGGAGTGTATAG
- a CDS encoding succinate dehydrogenase iron-sulfur subunit, translating into MQIKFSIYRYHPEISKNACMKNYTLNLLHAKNMTLLDALIKLKEQDPTLTFRRSCREGVCGSDGMNINGTNNLACITSLKQLYDSNHQNAIVVRPLSGFPIIRDLVVDMSQFFLQYERVQPFLIHDRSNQQPQFLHEHLQSPEERSKLDGSYECILCACCSSACPSFWWNPDKFIGPAGLLTLYRFLMDSRDTNDQERLELLKDSFSIFRCHNIMNCVSVCPKKLNPAKAIGHIKRILAKNLIGIQNI; encoded by the coding sequence ATGCAAATTAAATTTTCCATTTACCGTTATCATCCTGAAATCAGTAAAAATGCCTGCATGAAAAATTATACGCTTAATTTATTACATGCAAAAAATATGACATTATTAGATGCCTTAATTAAATTGAAAGAACAAGATCCAACTTTAACATTTCGTCGTTCTTGTAGAGAAGGAGTATGTGGTTCTGATGGCATGAATATAAATGGCACAAATAATCTGGCATGCATTACTTCATTAAAGCAATTATATGATAGTAATCATCAGAATGCAATTGTAGTACGTCCATTATCTGGATTTCCAATAATCCGAGATTTAGTAGTAGATATGAGTCAATTTTTTCTTCAATATGAAAGAGTACAACCGTTTTTAATACATGACCGTTCCAATCAACAACCTCAATTTCTTCACGAACATTTACAATCTCCAGAAGAACGCTCTAAATTAGATGGATCTTATGAATGCATATTATGTGCATGTTGTTCTAGTGCTTGTCCCTCTTTCTGGTGGAATCCAGATAAATTTATTGGTCCTGCTGGATTATTGACCTTATATCGCTTTTTAATGGACAGCCGTGATACTAATGATCAAGAACGATTGGAACTTTTAAAAGATTCGTTTAGTATTTTTCGTTGTCATAACATTATGAATTGCGTTAGTGTATGTCCTAAAAAAT